From one Xiphias gladius isolate SHS-SW01 ecotype Sanya breed wild chromosome 12, ASM1685928v1, whole genome shotgun sequence genomic stretch:
- the c12h11orf68 gene encoding UPF0696 protein C11orf68 homolog, translating to MEEEEAPVDGEVVTPFAAETYAAEAMAADMDPWVVFDSRRTPRSEFDGWLESNRPSQVYRFGDEEGGVSPVGWIAVLGPNHCPSGGDVLGLQESWEKLLASGRPVSFQTVKELALNHGVLTGKWLMHLDSGFKLDHAWECVARAALDGKVSLVKVSPYDPKGEGKQVICAYNENFSDESEVIGLDSVIRATGVKCPLSYKPDVYTYLGIYRNNRWKLCPTIYESKFDLECVPRRSHIVNKVTNLEVT from the coding sequence atggaggaggaagaggcccCCGTCGATGGCGAGGTGGTGACCCCCTTTGCTGCAGAGACCTATGCCGCTGAGGCCATGGCTGCAGACATGGACCCTTGGGTTGTGTTTGACTCGAGAAGAACTCCCAGATCCGAGTTTGATGGCTGGCTGGAGAGCAACAGGCCCTCACAAGTGTACAGATTTGGTGATGAGGAAGGTGGCGTTAGCCCTGTAGGGTGGATCGCTGTGCTGGGCCCCAACCACTGCCCCAGTGGTGGTGACGTTCTGGGTCTCCAGGAGAGCTGGGAGAAACTTTTGGCCAGTGGCCGGCCCGTCAGCTTCCAGACAGTGAAGGAGCTGGCCCTCAACCACGGGGTGCTCACTGGCAAGTGGCTGATGCACTTGGACTCTGGTTTTAAGTTAGACCATGCATGGGAGTGTGTGGCCAGAGCAGCCCTGGATGGCAAGGTCTCCCTAGTTAAAGTCAGTCCCTATGATCCGAAGGGAGAGGGCAAGCAGGTCATTTGTGCCTATAACGAGAACTTCAGTGACGAGAGCGAGGTTATAGGGCTGGACTCCGTTATCCGTGCCACAGGGGTCAAATGCCCCCTCTCCTACAAGCCAGATGTGTACACATATCTGGGAATTTACCGAAATAACCGCTGGAAGCTTTGTCCAACTATATATGAGAGCAAATTTGACCTGGAGTGTGTACCAAGGCGTTCCCACATCGTCAACAAAGTCACCAATCTTGAGGTAACATAA